One stretch of Pelmatolapia mariae isolate MD_Pm_ZW linkage group LG3_W, Pm_UMD_F_2, whole genome shotgun sequence DNA includes these proteins:
- the LOC134624388 gene encoding uncharacterized protein LOC134624388 produces MPMSCCVYGCSSRSTRETDKRYFRVPKIAQRRGEKWKILTEKRRKKWILNLRLQSGGAESANARVCSDHFVRGCPSALDDEESEDWAPTVNLGYERKPRSESVLKREKRMKLKAEQHRCAEAILDMQQTAESPDLSLVTVENPELQLPAENPQPEDFSVNETFTYPGCAAAGCQTELTMDDIEKMEDVLRQNTAELVDLRSKALDTQFSQEAFEKNEDKTKFYTGLPNFLVLIQIFELCEPYITSGPMSLLSKFEQFILVLLRLRLNLPLKDLAFRFNISLSTASRVWHKVIDILHKRLEFLIEWPERHVLQATMPLSFRQAFGCKVAVIVDCFEVFIERPSNLLAQAQTWSNYKHHHTVKFLIGVAPQGYVTYISSAWGGRVSDKQITIESGLLKNLLPGDIVLADRGFNIGDNVGFYCASLQTPAFTKGRKQLSAYEVAETRKIANLRIHVERVIGLVRRKYHILQSRAMPIDNMSTKPGETHALIDKIGVICCALSNLSESVVPLE; encoded by the exons ATGCCTATGTCCTGTTGTGTTTACGGATGCTCCAGTAGGTCGACCAGAGAAACCGATAAACGGTATTTTAGGGTACCAAAAATAGCCCAacgaagaggagaaaaatggaaaattctaaCCGAAAAACGTaggaaaaaatggattttaaatttaCGTTTACAGTCGGGAGGAGCAGAGTCTGCCAATGCCCGTGTCTGCAGCGACCACTTCGTCAGAG GCTGCCCAAGTGCTTTGGATGACGAAGAGTCGGAGGACTGGGCTCCGACGGTCAATCTCGGCTACGAACGAAAACCCAGATCGGAATCAGTTCTCAAACGAGAGAAAAGAATGAAGCTTAAGGCAGAACAGCATCGATGTGCAGAGGCGATTTTGGATATGCAACAGACGGCTGAGAGCCCGGATTTGAGCCTAGTGACAGTGGAGAACCCCGAACTGCAGCTTCCAGCTGAGAATCCACAACCAGAAGACTTCAGTGTGAATGAGACATTCACTTATCCAG GCTGTGCGGCTGCTGGATGCCAGACAGAGCTGACGATGGATGACATCGAGAAGATGGAGGATGTTTTGAGACAGAACACAGCAGAGCTGGTTGATCTTCGGAGCAAGGCTCTGGACACACAGTTCAGCCAGGAggcttttgaaaaaaatgaagacaagaCAAAGTTCTACACAGGGCTCCCCAACTTCTTAGTTTTAATTCAGATTTTTGAACTGTGCGAGCCCTATATCACCTCGGGACCTATGTCTTTGTTGTCCAAATTTGAACAATTCATACTAGTTTTGCTGAGGCTGAGACTAAATCTGCCCCTGAAAGATTTAGCTTTCAGGTTCAATATTTCTCTGTCCACTGCTTCTAGAGTTTGGCATAAAGTAATTGACATACTTCATAAAAGGTTAGAGTTCCTAATTGAGTGGCCAGAGCGACATGTTCTTCAAGCTACGATGCCACTGAGTTTCAGACAGGCATTTGGATGTAAAGTGGCTGTGATTGTTGATTGCTTTGAAGTCTTTATTGAGAGACCATCTAATCTTCTTGCACAAGCTCAAACTTGGTCCAACTACAAGCACCATCACACTGTAAAATTTTTGATTGGTGTTGCCCCCCAAGGCTACGTCACTTACATATCTTCTGCCTGGGGAGGGAGAGTTAGCGATAAgcagatcacaatagagagtggCCTCCTAAAGAACTTGTTACCTGGAGATATTGTCCTTGCAGATCGTGGGTTCAATATTGGCGATAATGTGGGGTTTTACTGTGCTTCACTACAGACACCGGCATTCACTAAAGGGAGAAAACAGCTGTCAGCCTATGAAGTGGCAGAGACAAGGAAAATAGCCAATTTGCGTATCCATGTTGAGCGAGTCATAGGTTTAGTCAGGAGGAAATATCACATTCTGCAGAGCAGGGCTATGCCAATAGACAACATGTCCACAAAGCCAGGTGAGACACATGCATTGATCGACAAGATTGGGGTAATTTGTTGTGCCTTATCAAATCTCTCCGAGTCTGTTGTCCCACTGGAGTAA
- the LOC134624391 gene encoding uncharacterized protein LOC134624391, translating into MKRMMKIMLLLIGVCVLLLPAPTVSAVSLSVSPNLQQVFSGSSSVDLSCVDDGQTADGWTVKRTRGGLTEDCGAAAGFGRLLGSYCVVDLSAPSETFWCEDSSGQQSDRVSFSVQSDTTGLILEIPALPVRTGSDVILRCRQRNGATVAAYFFIKGSSVGPKPEHIITNITQADEGLYSCSNDQGGKSPQSSLRVRDPPTISHPPPHCPPPPSTSTNFAPPVKTALTCPPCSPPPPPSLVVPVVAGLVSGLLLVLVLGLFLFLCWKLKGTRTKNRNV; encoded by the exons atgaagaggatgatgaagatcaTGCTCCTCTTAATCg gtgtgtgtgtgctgctgctgcctgcaccgactgtttctgcag tgtctctgtctgtcagtccaaaccttcagcaggtcttcagtggatcttcttcagtggatctgagttgtgttgatgatggacagacagctgatggatggacagtgaagaggaccagaggaggactcactgaggactgtggagcagctgcAGGCTTTGGGAGGCTTCTTGGTTCCTACTGTGTTGTGGATCTTTCTGCTCCCAGTGAAACCTTCTGGTGTGAGGACTCCTCTGGACAGCAGAGTGACAGAGTCTCCTTCAGTGTCCAATCAGACACTACAG GTCTCATCCTGGAGatccctgcacttcctgtgaggacaggaagtgatgtcattctgcgctgcagacagaggaatgGTGCCACAGTCGCAGCTTATTTCTTCATCAAAGGAAGTTCTGTTGGTCCTAAACCAGAGCACATCATCACTAACATCACGCAGgctgatgaaggtctctactcATGTTCTAATGATCAGGGTGGAAAGTCTCCTCAGAGCtctctgagggtcagag ATCCTCCTACAATcagccatcctcctcctcactgtcctcctcctccaagcACCTCCACAAACTTTGCTCCTCCTGTAAAAACTGCTCTTACGTGTCCTCcctgttctcctcctcctcctccctctctcgtGGTCCCAGTCGTAGCAGGTCTGGTTTCTGGGCTTCTCCTGGTTCTGGTTCTGGGTTTGTTTCTGTTCCTCTGCTGGAAACTCAAAG GAACACGAACCAAGAACAGGAACGTCTGA